One stretch of Candidatus Abyssobacteria bacterium SURF_5 DNA includes these proteins:
- a CDS encoding CBS domain-containing protein: MLLAKDIMTRDVITIHYSASIRDLSKLLSERGITGVPVTDENNRLLGMISMRDVIREEVRRLGASFDYQDIHELFSAALATEESEAPGPQLWVEEIMSRNLYTATETTPVCEICRLTHFRQFEKLSYFVSRTYRDRKSSRHYIFSGSL, translated from the coding sequence ATGCTTCTGGCAAAAGACATAATGACGCGCGACGTCATCACGATCCATTATTCAGCCTCGATTCGAGATCTGTCCAAGCTTCTTTCCGAGAGAGGGATCACGGGCGTGCCGGTAACGGATGAGAATAACCGGCTGCTCGGCATGATTTCGATGCGGGATGTAATCCGGGAGGAGGTTCGCCGGCTCGGGGCATCTTTCGACTATCAGGATATCCACGAACTATTTTCGGCTGCGCTCGCAACCGAAGAGAGTGAGGCTCCGGGGCCCCAGCTTTGGGTCGAGGAGATCATGTCGAGAAACCTGTACACGGCAACTGAAACGACGCCGGTGTGCGAGATCTGCCGTTTGACTCATTTTCGACAGTTTGAAAAATTAAGCTATTTTGTATCAAGAACTTACAGAGACAGAAAAAGCTCTAGGCACTACATTTTCTCTGGCTCTCT